The proteins below are encoded in one region of Populus alba chromosome 2, ASM523922v2, whole genome shotgun sequence:
- the LOC118063469 gene encoding cathecol O-methyltransferase 1-like: protein MASSIENHVSQVDEAKDENFGYAMQLALSSVLPMTLHTAIQLGIFEIITKAGPDVKLSAADIAAKLPTDNPDTPKMLDRILRLLASHQVLCCFVDGSERFYSLAPVSKYFVRNQNGVSLAPFMAMIQENVILQGWSQLKDAVLEGGVAFVRVHGVQAFEYPGLDPRFNQVFNTAMCNQTTIVNGHMLEKYDGFKNLKQLVDIGGGLGHTLKAVTSKYPQIKGINFDLPHVIEHAPAYPGVEHVGGDMFESVPKGDAIFLKWILHNWSDDHCLKLLKNCYKAIPEDGKVIVMESVLPITAKTSPAAKAISQLDVMMMMTQNPGGKERTEDEFMALATAAGFRGIKFETFVCHFWVMEFFK from the exons ATGGCATCTTCTATAGAAAATCACGTGAGTCAAGTTGATGAAGCAAAAGATGAAAACTTTGGATATGCCATGCAACTAGCTTTGAGCTCAGTGCTACCCATGACTCTACACACGGCGATTCAGCTTGGCATCTTTGAGATCATAACCAAAGCAGGTCCAGATGTCAAACTCTCTGCTGCAGATATCGCAGCCAAGTTGCCAACAGATAACCCCGATACACCAAAGATGCTGGACCGTATTCTAAGGCTCTTGGCTAGCCACCAAGTGCTTTGTTGTTTTGTCGATGGCTCGGAGAGGTTCTACAGTCTTGCTCCTGTGTCCAAGTACTTTGTGCGCAACCAAAATGGTGTTTCTTTGGCCCCCTTCATGGCCATGATTCAAGAAAACGTCATCTTACAGGGCTG GTCTCAACTAAAAGATGCAGTTCTTGAAGGAGGAGTTGCGTTTGTCAGAGTCCATGGAGTACAAGCCTTTGAGTACCCTGGTTTGGACCCTAGGTTCAATCAGGTATTCAACACAGCAATGTGCAACCAAACCACTATTGTAAATGGACATATGCTTGAGAAATACGATGGTTTCAAGAACCTGAAACAGCTGGTTGATATTGGTGGTGGCTTGGGACACACTTTGAAGGCAGTAACCTCTAAATATCCCCAAATCAAGGGTATCAATTTCGACTTGCCACATGTTATAGAGCATGCGCCGGCCTATCCTG GTGTGGAGCACGTGGGAGGAGATATGTTTGAAAGTGTTCCCAAAGGAGATGCCATTTTCCTAAAG TGGATACTCCATAATTGGAGTGATGATCACTGCTTGAAGTTGTTGAAGAACTGCTACAAAGCTATTCCAGAGGATGGGAAGGTAATTGTTATGGAATCAGTTCTTCCGATCACGGCCAAGACAAGCCCCGCTGCGAAAGCGATCTCGCAACTTGatgtaatgatgatgatgactcAAAACCCAGGAGGGAAAGAACGGACTGAAGATGAATTCATGGCCCTGGCCACTGCAGCTGGATTCCGTGGCATCAAATTTGAAACCTTTGTTTGTCATTTTTGGGTCATGGAGTTCTTCAAGTAG
- the LOC140955292 gene encoding uncharacterized protein: protein MNDVVEAANKNIKKIVKKMVVIYKDWQEWLPYALHAYRTTVRTSTRAAPYSLVYGMEAVMSLEVEIPSLMVLMESEVEEAKWTKMRYEQLNMIIKKRLAAICHH, encoded by the coding sequence ATGAATGATGTTGttgaagctgctaacaagaacataaagaagatTGTCAAGAAAATGGTGGTTATATATAAAGATTGGCAGGAATGGCTTCCTTATGCTCTACATGCATATCGAACAACAGTAAGGACGTCAACTAGAGCTGCACCTTATTCACTAGTTTACGGAATGGAAGCAGTGATGTCGTTGGAAGTAGAGATTCCTTCTCTAATGGTCCTCATGGAATCTGAGGTAGAAGAGGCTAAATGGACTAAGATGCGATATGAACAGCTAAATATGATCATTAAGAAGAGATTAGCTGCAATTTGTCACCACTAA